A genomic segment from Neobacillus sp. YX16 encodes:
- a CDS encoding organic hydroperoxide resistance protein, producing MTKQEPLFTSSATAVGGRHGRVETAEGNIKIDLAMPGTPRAKELPNATNPEQLFACGYSACFDGALQNIARRERVKFDSEVTANVSFLKDEEDQGFKIAVTLQVKGHGIEKGKLEDLVQKAHEFCPYSKATRGNIDVTLEVVE from the coding sequence ATGACGAAACAGGAACCTTTATTTACGTCTTCTGCAACAGCTGTTGGGGGTAGACATGGAAGAGTGGAAACGGCTGAGGGTAATATAAAAATAGATTTAGCCATGCCAGGAACACCGAGAGCAAAGGAATTACCAAATGCCACAAATCCTGAACAATTGTTTGCTTGTGGTTACTCTGCTTGTTTTGATGGGGCTTTACAAAACATAGCGAGGCGAGAGCGTGTCAAATTTGATTCTGAAGTAACGGCAAATGTAAGTTTCTTAAAAGATGAAGAAGATCAAGGATTTAAAATTGCTGTAACGTTACAAGTAAAAGGACATGGGATTGAAAAAGGAAAATTAGAAGATCTTGTCCAAAAGGCACACGAATTCTGTCCTTATTCAAAAGCAACAAGAGGGAATATTGACGTAACTTTAGAGGTTGTAGAATAA